TCATTGATTATGTCTTGAATCAACTGAAAAACTAAAATTGCGTGATACGAGCGCAGTTGTTGTCATAAATACGACGTGGTCACGTGATACGCTCACCAGCTCAGCTGTCGTCATGGTGCCTTTCATGTGTATCGGATTGGTTTACAAGATTTTAGGGAATACGATGAATACGCTGAAGATTTATCCGCTGTAACCTAGAGGGTTTGAAACATGCaatcatctttcagtttaaaacaaacCCTCGCAGCCTACTTTATTTGTTTCGTTTCTCAATGTCAAGACGTTGCTTGAGTGTATTACAAAGGTGAAAGGACTTGCTATAGGATTTCTGGTAGCGTCTCCATTACACCCAATAAACCAGCAAAGGTGTTCTGTTTTTtagatgagtaaaaaaaaaatcatagatACACAAAATAAACTATCTGGTTCAGGAACGCGACTTCGCCGATTCATTTCGACCCTCACCGAAGCTAAAAAGTCGGAGCTTTTTAAAAGCATATGAACGCAGCATAAAGCAAgtgagggaaaaggaggaagacatcCACGTCGCCTTTCTTCCAGCGTAGCGGTCCATTCCTACAACCTCCTcaatgtctttgtttatttagcGAAACGCTCCCTTTAGTTAAGTGTATAACGGCGTCCTCTGTGGCGACCTAACGAAGAATAGCTCATATAGGCCCCGTATAGTGAAAGGCAGAGCACTAAAATGGAGCTGGAAGACGGGGTTGTGTACCAGGACGACCCTGGGACATCAGCGATGATGTCCGAGCGGGTATCGGGCCTGGCTAACTCCATCTACCGCGAGTTCGAGAGGCTTATTGGGAAATACGACGAGGACGTGGTGAAGGAATTGATGCCGCTGGTCGTGGCCGTCCTGGAGAATTTGGACTCGGTGTTCGCGGAGAACCAGGAGCACgaagtggagctggagctgctgaaggaggacAACGAGCAACTCATCACACAGTACGAGCGGGAGAAAGCGCTGAGGAAACACGCCGAAGAGGCAAGTGGGCCAGTCTGGGAGAAACAAACCCAATAATAATAGTGTAACGGGCGTGGGAGCCTCCGGCATCCTTGTGAATTCCACTGAATGAGAACTATACACGTGGCCGGGCAGCATCCCAGCGGTCCCATCGGGATGTAAACAACCCGGTGCCATGGCCGTGAAGCCCGTCCTTCACAAACACGATGGCAACAGTCGTCGGTCTAAGATACGACTCGGCATCTGTGGGAGGACCCCAACGAaccagaacagacagaaaaccTCGGTCATTTAGCCACAAATTATGTAATTGGTCAGAAAAGTCACGTCTCAGTGAGACCAAAGAACAGCAGCTGAAGTGAGTCAGCATTTTGGGACGtcagtgtaacacacacacacacacacacaccctactaCAGTAACTGATCAATCATTATCAATGGAGATTAGACTCCTCAGCAACGGCTAATAAAGTTTCATGGTTAAATACACAGATCTGCATGCCAGCGTCCAGCACACCAAAAAGATGCATCTGTAGGTGATATAATGGGATATTCTCTGCATTTCACTTTAGTTTGGAACAGAATTGTCAGAGGTGGTAGTTTAGTGCCCTCTGGCCTCAGTATTTTGATTAAAGGGTAACATGATGTAATATGATGTGGCCTCATTGTCTCCAAGCAAAATGTGATGTTGTTCAAACCCTTATGAGTTTGTAAATGCTAAAAATTACTGCAAGGTATTTGGAGAAAGGTGAAGAGTGTTGAGGGTTTAATCCCAAATACGCAGGTATACAATACTGCCCCTTCTGACCGGTATTCAATGACCTTTTTCTTTGCCTGTGCAGCGTTGAGCACCTTTTTTCAGTAATTACGGGTTTATATTGTTCTTGTCATCAGACACAAACCCATACAATCACGCTTGCTCCGTTATATTTTACTCAGAACTAACAGCAAATTACACACACGCTCTCCtcctgtgtgtgcttgtgctttttattttttgagcaGAAATTCATCGAGTTTGAAGATGTTCACGAGCAGGACAAGAAGGATCTTCAGAGCCACGTGGACAGAATGGAGTCGCACTCTCGGCAACTGGAACTTAAAATCAAGAACTACGCAGACCAGAGTAAGAACGTTCACCCAGCACATAGATACGCCCGGAACTTAAACATTTATACCGTCCTTTAATCGGTTCATCTTTTTCAATTCGCAAGGCTCGTCagttctctcctctgcctctcccagGTTAACTTTCTTGAACAGTCTTCACTCTCCATCTATCCTTCATATCTTGTCATTCCTGATGCTTTCCCCACAAAAATGCTCTGTATCTGCTCTGAGTGGGGGCTACAGTAATGGGATTATCGGATTTGTTATTGCCACCCTAATTTGGATTAATGCCAGTTTCTTGGTGGCTCAAGGAATGAAAAATGATTGGCTTACTGGGAATGGTGGATTCATGTGACGTCCGCATGGAGCATATAAGCAAGACTTCTGGAGGAGGCGAATcaagctgcagaaaaacaggacTTTCAGAACTTAGTTTAGTTAGTTTAAATGCACACACCATAACTGTATTTGCAAATATGAAATGAATGTAGGAGCACtttgggtttttggtttttagtcGGCAGGTTAGAAGAGCGAGAGgtggagctgaagaaggagtaCAACTCCCTCCATCAGCGACACACTGAGGTAAGGAGGGATCGAGGGGATAAGAAGAGAGAAACTTCTGGGTTGTattcatcagcagctccaccttatTGGTGTTTTTGGTTTGACATCGGCAGATGATCCATAATTACATGGAGCACGTCGAGAGGATCAAATTACAGCAGTCAATACTACGAGACC
This genomic window from Takifugu flavidus isolate HTHZ2018 unplaced genomic scaffold, ASM371156v2 ctg867, whole genome shotgun sequence contains:
- the LOC130521315 gene encoding C-Jun-amino-terminal kinase-interacting protein 4-like isoform X4 gives rise to the protein MELEDGVVYQDDPGTSAMMSERVSGLANSIYREFERLIGKYDEDVVKELMPLVVAVLENLDSVFAENQEHEVELELLKEDNEQLITQYEREKALRKHAEEKFIEFEDVHEQDKKDLQSHVDRMESHSRQLELKIKNYADQIGRLEEREVELKKEYNSLHQRHTEMIHNYMEHVERIKLQQSILRDLETSTVSRVRRERPLSLGIFPSSGGGSLLTPDPQARSETLNAENWRFADPSQPRSNTNLKDELLDFTGSKSATPMSTTASDMEREDGNSKSTEVQAAPGTRSISVGLPENEDNTDVQDIIESTPELDMDLIGYQPCSTPTKGIENMAFDRNTDSLFEELSSAGTGLIGDVDEGADLLGE